Part of the Maridesulfovibrio sp. genome, TCCCGTGGCCTCGAAGGGCTTTGGGAACTTGTGCGCGGCTTGAACAAATACATTGATACCACTCAGCCTTGGGCTCTTTATAAAGAAGAGAACATGTCCCGCCTTGGCACTGTTATGTATGTCCTGCTTGAAAACATGCGTAAGATTGCAGTTCATCTCTGGCCGGTCATGCCTGAAGCCAGTGAGAAAATGCTGGAACAGCTGGGTATCGTGTTTGCTCCTGAAAAGGTAAACCTGCAGGGCGAAATTGATGTCTGGGGTCTTCTTGATCCGGACACCGAAGTTGCCAAGAAATCCAATCTTTTTCCGAGAGTGGAACTGCCCAAGGAAGAACCTGCTCCCACAGAGAAGGAAGCCAAGAAATCCAAGAAGCAACCCAAGCAGGCCAAGGAAGAAATTCCCGGAGTAATTGAGTTTCCCGATTTCCAGAAAGTGGATATGCGTGTGGGAACCGTGCTTTCCGTAGCTAAACACCCTGATGCTGACAAGCTGCTGCTGGTCAAGATCGATACCGGTGACGATGAGCCTCGTCAGGTTGTGGCCGGGCTGGCTGAATTCTTCAAGCCTGAAGAACTGGAAGGCCGTCAGGTTGTTGTGGTTGTGAACCTTCAGCCTCGCAAGCTGCGCGGTGAAGTGTCTCAGGGCATGATCCTCGCTGTGCGTAACGGCGAAGAGATGCAGCTGCTGAGCGTTAGCGCACCAGTTGCCAACGGATGTAAGGTTTCTTAAATTTATTTTGTGCTAGTAAATGAAAAAGGCAGTCCTGATAGGGCTGCCTTTTTTTATGGATTTTATTGAATTATTAGTCTATTTTATGCGATAAGAGTTTTAAAATGGAATGTGGTATAGGAGGGTGCAGTGAGCTTAATTGAATTTTCTTCTGTAGCAAAAGGCTATACTAAAAGTCCGTTAGGTATAATAGCTCTTTTTATTGTCCTCGTATATGGCTTGGCAGCACTTGTTGTTGGATATGGAAACAACTCAAATATTGAGATCACTCCCTTGATTTATTTTATGAGTATTTTTCCTGTTATTGTATTCTTTGGTTTTATGTGGCTTGTCACAAAGCATCATCGAAAATTGTATGGTCCTTCAGATTTCAAAGACGAGGAAAATTTTTTGAAAACTCAAATTTCCTCCGCCGCTTTGTTAGCGGCAGCTGAAACCAAGTACTCTGGTGATGGTAAGGAATTAAATGGAAATAAGATTGATGAAATAGTTGATTTGCTGATTTCAAATGTTTATCAGAATAAGTCTAGAGAAAAATGGAAAAATAAAATTCTTTGGGTTGATGATGTGCCTGAAAATAATATTTATGAGCGTCAGGCTTTTGAGGCTCAAGGTCTTGAGATAAGGTTGGCTTTGTCTACTGATGAGGCTTTAACTATCATGGATCAGGAGAAATTTGCAGTTGTTATCTCTGATATGGGGCGTGCAGAAGGTACTCAAGAGGGATATGTTTTGCTGGATAAATTAAGGGCTTCAAATGATAACACTCCGTTCATTATTTATGCTGGGTCAAATCTGCCCAAACATAAGCGAATGGCTCGAGAAAGAGGTGCACAGGGTAGTACTAATAGAGCTAACGAGTTGTTTCAACTCGTGATGGGTTTTGTAAATAATGGAAAGTAGAGATTTATGTTGCAAGGTTAGGCTAAGTTGTTTTGAGGCAGTCCTGATAGGGCTGCCTTTTTTTATGTTTTGGGGAGCGGTTAATTTGAAAACTGAAGATTGAATTCCTGCTCCAGAATTTTTTTGGCGCGATTTTCGTTTTCCGCATAAAGATTTGTATCGAAAAGGGCCTGATGTCCGCTCCAGTGTTGTGCAATTTCTGACAAATCCTGATGGGCGCAAGTGTGTCCTTGATGATGAACATCCCTAAACCATGCCATTGCCGTATCATACACTATTCCCAGATTATTCTGGAATTCCTGCCATTCTTCACCCTCTTTTAATTCGCGCTTAACTCCTTCGAATACGTGAGCTCCGAAAGGTCGTGCCGGACCGATTGGAACTGTGGCCGGTCGGGCCTTCTGCATATTGATTAATGCGCACCACTCGTTGACGCGGCATGATGGCAGAGGCCAAGGCTTTTTGCGCAGCGACGGGCACACCATGTAATTCGATACATCCGTGGGGATATATCCTTTGGGATCACTGGCTATGGCTATGAACTCCTTCAGGGTAGGGCGGTAATCCTGATATGTTTCCGGTGAACATAATTTATGGTGGAATGCCGGACATTGGCAGCATAAACCGATTGTTCCGGCGGCTATGTTGTCGCCGATCACTCCCATAAGGAGATTTACCGGATCAGCTGTGAAGTAGACATCGTTGTGGACGGTCAGCACGAAATCTTTATCAGTGTGTTCCCATCCGTATTGATATCTAATTGAGTGGCGGTACGCGTCGTCGGTAAGCAATTCCTCTTCGATATGGTTGATCCAGCGCCAGTCAGAGGGTTTGTAAAGGGTTATGTTGTCCAGTAGGTCCAGAATAAATTGTCTTCCAAGAGCCTCAGTTTCCTCCGGCCTATCCTGAACAAACCAGATGCGGTCAATCCAATGCCCACTGTGTTTCATAAGTGAAAGCAGGGAAAGTGCCGTTTGAAAAGGCTTGCCGTAAGCATTAATGAGCACGTCAATTTTTTTCATATCGGAATCCAAGGCTGGCAGGTTTTTAGAGAATGCTGAATTTTGGAATTTTAAAGCTGACCGTAGTGGGGCGGTGGTGCGTCATCCTGCGGTGAAGCATGGGCAACAGCATCTTTCAGGTCCTTCATCTGACTGACCATGAGCAGGAGTTTTTTCTCAAGATCGGATATCTGTTTTTGCTGGGCGATGATGAACTTGTTCAGCTCTTCAACTGTCTGATCTTGAAGCGCGAGGGCAGTTTCAAGACTTTCTATTCTTTCTTCGGTGGATTTTATATTACTCATAGCTGGAAAATGCCAGAAGAGCTGAGGGAAGGCAAATAAAACAAGCTGGTGGGAGTTAAGCTTTGGTCTTTTTAGGAAGGTCGTATGGAATATCAACACCATTGATGACCAGATCTACAACCCGGCCTTCTGTGCGTTCAACAAAGTCTCTGTAATTTTTAAGGGAATTCATAGTCGCGATAGAATCTTCGGTGCTCGACCAGACACCGTATGTCGCCTTGATCCGGTCATGTACTTTTTTCATTTCCAGAATTGTGAGAGACCACCATGAACCGTCGCTGGCGAGAATTTCAAGGGATTGCCATTTTGCGTCTGAACTCATGGGAAAATCTTCTTGATCTGTTTGGCGAAAATACGTGAAGGGTGTATATTAAAATGCACTGCATTTGTTGCAGTCACAGACCGGAATTGCCATGATCTTTTGGGCCATTTCGCAACCGATGGCATACTGCGCGCTGCGCACTCGTATATTCATACGGCCGTTATTGTTGATGATGTCAACAATTGTGCCGGGGATAATGCCCATGGAAAGAAGTCTGCCGCGGCAGCACTTCCCGGCATCAAAACCGGTTACTCTGACCGACATTCCGCTTTTGTAGCTGGATAGCGGTCTTGCTTCTGCTGTTTGTATCATTGCGTTCATTGCAATTGAAATTTAAAGTCAGTTGTTTGCTTTGTCAATGGTGCGGGAGAGTTATCATATAAATAAGGTGGGCAACTCTATGCTTGCTCATCTGCGAGTAATGATTTATGTCTTTCTGTCTCACCACAAGTCCTAACGCCAATATTTCAAAACCATTATTGGATGGAGTTCATGCCTAAACGCACTGATATCAAGAAAATTATGCTTATCGGCTCCGGGCCGATTGTCATTGGTCAGGCCTGCGAGTTTGACTATTCCGGTACTCAGGCTCTCAAAGCCCTTAAAGAAGAGGGGTACGAAGTTATTCTCGTTAACTCTAACCCCGCAACCATCATGACCGATCCCGTCTTAGCGGATCGAACATATATTGAACCCATCGAACCCGGCACCATTGCCAAAATCATTGAAAAAGAACGACCGGATGCACTGCTGCCTACTCTTGGCGGACAGACCGCACTTAATACCGCGCTTGCTGTTGCAGAAATGGGAGTGCTTGATAAATTCGGTGTTGAATTGATCGGTGCTTCTGTTGAGGTAATTGAAAAAGCCGAGAGCCGCGAGCTTTTCCGTGCAGCCATGGAAAAAATCGGCCTTAAGGTTCCTACCAGTCGTATTGCCCGCAACCTTGATGATGTCCGCCGCTGCGGTAAGGAAATCAGTTTTCCCATCATCATCCGTCCTGCCTTTACCCTTGGTGGTACCGGCGGCGGTGTTGCTTACAACATGGATGATCTGGAAGAGATCGCCATGAAGGGTATTGCTGCCAGCCTTCAGAACGAGGTTATGCTCGAAGAATCCATCCTCGGCTGGAAGGAATACGAGTTGGAGGTCATGCGTGACCGTAAGGATAACTGCGTAATCATCTGTTCCATTGAAAACATCGACCCCATGGGTGTGCATACCGGGGACTCCATCACCGTTGCTCCTGCACAGACTTTGACCGATGTTGAATATCAGATGCTCAGGGATGCATCTCTCGCTATTATGCGTGAAATCGGTGTTGAGACCGGTGGTTCAAACGTACAGTTTGCAATCAACCCGGAAAACGGAGAGCTGGCCATTATCGAAATGAACCCGCGTGTATCCCGTTCTTCCGCACTTGCTTCCAAAGCAACCGGATTCCCCATTGCCAAGATCGCAGCGAAACTTGCGGTTGGTTACACCCTTGATGAGATTCCCAACGATATTACCCGCGAGACAATGGCTTCCTTCGAGCCGACCATTGACTATTGCGTAATCAAGATTCCCAGATTTACCTTTGAAAAATTCCCCGGTTCCGAAGATTTCCTGACCACCGCCATGAAGAGTGTCGGTGAGACCATGGCAATCGGCAGGACTTTTAAGGAGTGCCTGCAGAAAGGTCTGCGCTCTCTTGAAGTCGGAATGCCCGGTTTCGGTAAGGTCTTTGAGCCCAGCGATATCGAGCGCGATAAATTGATCAGCCTGATCCGTAAGCCAAATTCAAAGCGTATGTTCTACCTGCGTGAAGCTTTTCTCGCCGGTATGACCCTTGAGGAAATTTTCGATATCACCAAGATTGATCCCTGGTATCTGCACCAGCTTGAAGATCTTGTTACTTTTGAAAAAGAACTTCGCCAGTTCTCCCTTGAAACCGGACTTTATTCCGGTGACGGGCGGGTTCCGGTTATGTTCAAGAAAGCCAAGGAATACGGTTATTCCGATCCGCAGCTGGCAACAATGTGGAGAGAGACTGAAGAGAACGTCCGTAGTTTCAGGAAAAAACTCGGTCTGGTTCCCACATATTATTTGGTTGATACTTGTGCGGCGGAATTTGAGGCTTACACTCCTTATTTCTACTCCACTTATGAGTCCGGTCAGGAAGCAGAATCCATGCCTGAACGCAAGGTTATGATTCTTGGCGGTGGACCTAACAGGATCGGGCAGGGAATTGAGTTTGACTATTGCTGCTGTCACTCTGCTTTCGCATTGGAAGACATGGGCGTGAAGTCAATCATGGTTAACTCCAACCCCGAGACCGTCTCCACTGACTATGATACTTCCGACAGACTTTATTTTGAGCCGCTTACCTATGAAGATGTGCTCAACATCATTGAGTTTGAAAAACCTGAAGGGGTAATCGTGCAGTTCGGCGGTCAGACTCCTCTGAACCTCGCGATTCCGCTGCTTAAGGCCGGTGTTAATATTCTGGGTACTTCCCCGGATGCAATTGACCGTGCCGAAGACAGGGAAAGATTTCAGGCGCTGCTCAAGAAACTTGATCTCAAGCAGCCGCCGAACGGAACCGCCATGTCTCTCGATGACGCTAAAGCCATTGCTGAGCGTCTTGGTTATCCTTTGGTACTTCGTCCTTCCTATGTCCTCGGCGGACGTGGAATGGATATCGTATACAGTGACGAGGAATTTGATTCCTACTTCCGCGAAGCAGCGGTTGTTTCCCCGCAACACCCCATTCTCATTGACAAGTTCCTTGAGAATGCAGTTGAAGTTGACGTAGATGCCCTTGCTGACGGCGAACAGACTTATGTCGCAGGGGTGATGGAGCACATTGAGGAAGCCGGGATTCACTCCGGTGACTCTGCCTGTGTTCTGCCTCCGCACACCCTCAGCGATGAAATCGTTAAGGAAATTGAGCGTCAGACTGTAGCCCTTGCTGAAGAGCTTGAGATTGTCGGCTTGATGAACATTCAGTTCGCAGTCAAAGACGGTGATATCTACATCATCGAGGTTAACCCACGCGCCTCCAGAACCGTGCCTTTCGTAAGTAAGGCTACCGGTATCCAGCTGGCAAAGATGGCAACCAAAGTCATGCTCGGTGAAAAGCTCAAGGATCTCGATCCTTGGTCCAAGCGTAAAGAAGGTTTCTACTCCGTCAAGGAAGCAGTTTTCCCCTTTAACAGGTTCCCCAACGTAGACGTAATGCTTGGACCTGAAATGCGCTCCACCGGTGAGGTTATGGGTATGGATTATACTCCCGGCCTCGCGTTTATGAAAGCTCAGCTTGGTGCGGGAATAAAGTTGCCCCTTGAGGGAACCGTGTTCATCTCGGTGAAAGACAGGGACAAGGAAGCGATATTGCCTACTGCCAGAAATTTTGAAAGACTTGGTTTCAAGATACTGGCTACCGGCGGAACTGCAGATTTTCTGTTTGAACAGGGAATTGCAACTAAGAAGATTCTTAAGGTTAACGAAGGTCGTCCGCACGTTGTTGACTACATCAAGAACGGAGACATTGACCTTTTGATAAACACCCCGTCCGGTAAGCAGACTGTTTCTGACTCCAAGGAGATCAGGCAGACAACATTGCTTTACGGACTGGCATATACAACCACTGTCGCGGGTGCTCACGCCATGAGTCTGGCAATTGAGGAACAACGCGGTAAAGGGCTTGATGTGCAGTGCTTACAGCGCTATCACGATATGTAAAAAGTATATAAACAGGAAAACGGACCGGGCATAACGCACGGTCCTTTTCCTTTTTAGGGTGATTCCTCAGGCTTATATGCCTTGGAGTTCCCGTTTGTATTGGATTGTTTTGCAAAAAACGTAGCCGTAATTTTAAAGCTTACATTGCAAGAGCAGGAAAGATGAAAAAAGAATATTGCGGACTGTTCGGGATTTATGGACATCCCGAAGCAGCAAGAATGACATACTTTGGCCTTTACGCTATGCAGCATCGCGGACAGGAATCTGCCGGGATAGTTACATGGGATGGTACAAGCATCCGTGAGCAGAAGGGCATGGGCCTTGTTGCTGATGTTTTCAATGAACGTCATTTGGGTAAAGAACTTAAAGGCGACATTGGTGTCGGACATATCCGTTATTCCACTACCGGGGCTTCTCTGATCAGGAACGCGCAGCCTTTTCTCGTTAAATTCGGTGATCTGCATCTGGCGATCGCTCATAACGGAAACCTCGTAAACACCCTTGAACTGCGTCATGAGCTTGAGGCACAGGGATCAATTTTCCAGACTACCATGGATTCTGAGGTCTTTGTCCACCTGATTGCCAAGAATCTTAACGGTAATACAATTGAAGACGCTGTCATGGAGGCCTGCCGTAAGGTTAAGGGAGCATTCTCCCTGCTGATCATGGCTAATGATAAGCTTATTGCTGTTAAAGACCCCAACGGGTTCCGTCCGTTGGCTATCGGACGTGTAGGTGATAATTATACTTTTGCTTCTGAGACTTGTGCATTTGACCTGATTGATGCTGAGGAAATTCGTCCTCTAAATGCAGGTGAAATGGTCGTAGTGGAAGGCGGCAAACTGACTTCCTACACCTATTGCGAAAGCGCTCCTAAGCGTCAGTGTATTTTTGAGCTTATTTATTTCGCACGTCCTGACTCTACCGTTTTCGGTGAAGTTGTTTATGAAAGACGTAAGAAAATGGGTGCAGTTCTCGCAGAAGAACAGCCGGTTGATGTAGATTTCGTCATGCCTTTTCCTGACTCCGGTAACTATGCTGCTGTAGGTTTTTCCCAGCAGTCCGGTCTGCCGCTTGAGTTGGCGATGATTCGCAACCATTATGTAGGCCGTACTTTTATTCAGCCTTCTCAGGATATGCGCGATTTCAGCGTACGGGTTAAACTTAACCCGGTTAAATCCATGATCAAGGGTAAGAAAATTATGATCGTGGAAGATTCTATTGTCCGCGGAACAACTACCCGGACCAGAATCAAAAAGCTGCGTGAACTCGGTGCCCGTGAGATTCACATGCGGGTCAGCTGCCCGCCGATCCGCTTCCCTTGCTACTACGGTATTGATTTCTCTTCCAAAGGAGAGCTTATTGCCGCCAACAGCACTGAAGAGGAAATTGCACGTTTCCTCGGCCTTGATTCACTGCACTACCTGTCCATCGAAGGGCTGCTCAGTTCAGTGGAAGACAAGGATTCATACTGCCTTGCATGCTTCAACGGTGATTATCCCATTGCTCCCTGCAAGGGATATGGAAAAATGTGCCTTGAAAATGAAGGCTAAAAGAACCGGGAGTCTTTGATTATCATGAGCGATCCTTTTGTCTGTGCCAGATGTGCCGCCAAGGGGCCGACATGTTGTGAACTGACTCCGGGAACAGAGGAAGTTTGCTTCCCTGTCTCAGAATATGAACGGGAACGCATCATTGAGTGCGTTCCCGATTCCGGTGGGTTTGCTTTACAAGTAAATACGCCTGTTTTTATTGAAAATTTACTTCGACTTTTTCCGGGGCAACGCAGAAGAGTAAAAGAGCTTTTTCCCCCGGGTGGAATGCATTACCGGTTGGAAGTTGATTCCAATGGAAAATGTTTGTTTCTTGGTAGCGAGGGCTGTGTTATCCCCAAAGAAGTCCGGCCCTTGTATTGCCGGCTTTTTCCTTTTTGGACAAACGAAAATGGCAGAATTACACTTCTTGAAGTTGAAAAATGCCTCGCTCAGCATGAAAATAAGACTCCGGGCAAGCTTTTTAAAGCTCTTGGAATTACGCAGGCCGAAGTGCGAGAATTGCATAGCAGGCTGAGAATAGCTTGGGGCTTTGTTCCCCATGCAGATGACTGATGAGAATCACAAATGAAAAAAGTATATAAAATCCTACTGATAGTGACGTTGGCGATGGGAATCCTCGGCGTAGGGTCCATTGCCGGACTTTATTTCTGGGCTGCCAGCGATCTGCCCGGATTCAAAAATATTACCGACTATAATCCTCCTCTGGTTACCACTGTTTATTCCCGCAACCACAAGGTTCTCGGATATTTTTATAAGGAAAAGCGTTTTCTGGTCCGCATGGACGAGATGACTCCGCTGTTGCCAAAGGCTTTTCTGGCAGCCGAAGATGCTTCTTTTTATCAGCATGACGGTGTTGATTTTACCGCTATTTCCCGTGCTTTTGTTGCCAACATGAAAAGCGGCGCAAAGACTCAGGGCGGAAGTACCATTACCCAGCAGATTATTAAGCGTTTGCTCCTGTCTCCTGAGAAGAGCTACAAGCGTAAGATCAAGGAAGCCATCCTCGCTTTCCGTTTGGAGCATTATCTTGAAAAAGATGAAATCCTGACCATTTACCTGAACCAGATTTATCTTGGAGCAGGAGCTTACGGAGTTGAAGCCG contains:
- a CDS encoding SlyX family protein, whose amino-acid sequence is MSNIKSTEERIESLETALALQDQTVEELNKFIIAQQKQISDLEKKLLLMVSQMKDLKDAVAHASPQDDAPPPHYGQL
- the carB gene encoding carbamoyl-phosphate synthase large subunit, whose translation is MPKRTDIKKIMLIGSGPIVIGQACEFDYSGTQALKALKEEGYEVILVNSNPATIMTDPVLADRTYIEPIEPGTIAKIIEKERPDALLPTLGGQTALNTALAVAEMGVLDKFGVELIGASVEVIEKAESRELFRAAMEKIGLKVPTSRIARNLDDVRRCGKEISFPIIIRPAFTLGGTGGGVAYNMDDLEEIAMKGIAASLQNEVMLEESILGWKEYELEVMRDRKDNCVIICSIENIDPMGVHTGDSITVAPAQTLTDVEYQMLRDASLAIMREIGVETGGSNVQFAINPENGELAIIEMNPRVSRSSALASKATGFPIAKIAAKLAVGYTLDEIPNDITRETMASFEPTIDYCVIKIPRFTFEKFPGSEDFLTTAMKSVGETMAIGRTFKECLQKGLRSLEVGMPGFGKVFEPSDIERDKLISLIRKPNSKRMFYLREAFLAGMTLEEIFDITKIDPWYLHQLEDLVTFEKELRQFSLETGLYSGDGRVPVMFKKAKEYGYSDPQLATMWRETEENVRSFRKKLGLVPTYYLVDTCAAEFEAYTPYFYSTYESGQEAESMPERKVMILGGGPNRIGQGIEFDYCCCHSAFALEDMGVKSIMVNSNPETVSTDYDTSDRLYFEPLTYEDVLNIIEFEKPEGVIVQFGGQTPLNLAIPLLKAGVNILGTSPDAIDRAEDRERFQALLKKLDLKQPPNGTAMSLDDAKAIAERLGYPLVLRPSYVLGGRGMDIVYSDEEFDSYFREAAVVSPQHPILIDKFLENAVEVDVDALADGEQTYVAGVMEHIEEAGIHSGDSACVLPPHTLSDEIVKEIERQTVALAEELEIVGLMNIQFAVKDGDIYIIEVNPRASRTVPFVSKATGIQLAKMATKVMLGEKLKDLDPWSKRKEGFYSVKEAVFPFNRFPNVDVMLGPEMRSTGEVMGMDYTPGLAFMKAQLGAGIKLPLEGTVFISVKDRDKEAILPTARNFERLGFKILATGGTADFLFEQGIATKKILKVNEGRPHVVDYIKNGDIDLLINTPSGKQTVSDSKEIRQTTLLYGLAYTTTVAGAHAMSLAIEEQRGKGLDVQCLQRYHDM
- the purF gene encoding amidophosphoribosyltransferase; the protein is MKKEYCGLFGIYGHPEAARMTYFGLYAMQHRGQESAGIVTWDGTSIREQKGMGLVADVFNERHLGKELKGDIGVGHIRYSTTGASLIRNAQPFLVKFGDLHLAIAHNGNLVNTLELRHELEAQGSIFQTTMDSEVFVHLIAKNLNGNTIEDAVMEACRKVKGAFSLLIMANDKLIAVKDPNGFRPLAIGRVGDNYTFASETCAFDLIDAEEIRPLNAGEMVVVEGGKLTSYTYCESAPKRQCIFELIYFARPDSTVFGEVVYERRKKMGAVLAEEQPVDVDFVMPFPDSGNYAAVGFSQQSGLPLELAMIRNHYVGRTFIQPSQDMRDFSVRVKLNPVKSMIKGKKIMIVEDSIVRGTTTRTRIKKLRELGAREIHMRVSCPPIRFPCYYGIDFSSKGELIAANSTEEEIARFLGLDSLHYLSIEGLLSSVEDKDSYCLACFNGDYPIAPCKGYGKMCLENEG
- a CDS encoding zinc/iron-chelating domain-containing protein; the encoded protein is MSDPFVCARCAAKGPTCCELTPGTEEVCFPVSEYERERIIECVPDSGGFALQVNTPVFIENLLRLFPGQRRRVKELFPPGGMHYRLEVDSNGKCLFLGSEGCVIPKEVRPLYCRLFPFWTNENGRITLLEVEKCLAQHENKTPGKLFKALGITQAEVRELHSRLRIAWGFVPHADD
- a CDS encoding FeoA family protein, translated to MIQTAEARPLSSYKSGMSVRVTGFDAGKCCRGRLLSMGIIPGTIVDIINNNGRMNIRVRSAQYAIGCEMAQKIMAIPVCDCNKCSAF
- a CDS encoding response regulator; this encodes MSLIEFSSVAKGYTKSPLGIIALFIVLVYGLAALVVGYGNNSNIEITPLIYFMSIFPVIVFFGFMWLVTKHHRKLYGPSDFKDEENFLKTQISSAALLAAAETKYSGDGKELNGNKIDEIVDLLISNVYQNKSREKWKNKILWVDDVPENNIYERQAFEAQGLEIRLALSTDEALTIMDQEKFAVVISDMGRAEGTQEGYVLLDKLRASNDNTPFIIYAGSNLPKHKRMARERGAQGSTNRANELFQLVMGFVNNGK